From the genome of Nitrososphaerota archaeon:
AAACCGGATGCATCATCTTGCACGGGCCACACCATTCTGCCCAAAAATCGACTAGAACTAATCCACGCGATGTAATTTCATCAAAATTTGCAGAATTTAGCTCAACCACCTGGACTTGGCTTTGCGCAATGGACTCTTGTTGTTGCGCAATCATCTCTGCAAGCTTTTTTTGTTTTATTTTCTCTAGTTCTATGTCGTCCATGATTTTTGTCTCTATCTGAAATATTAATTTCTACAGATCAAGCAAGTATCGCATGTATACTGCACCGTTTTGTCTAATCTCCATTTCATGAAATGTCGGCGCCTTTATCTCGACTCTAAAGTGGTGTTTTTTGATGTCAATTTTTTCGCCCTGAAGTTTTGCATAAATGCGGTATTCAGAATTTTTCTCTAATTTGACTGTGATTGTTTTTGCCGCAAACCCGTCGGTTATGGTCAAAATTATGAGCTCCTCAAGCCAGTTGTACAGCAAGTACCGAAGATCCTTTCCAGAGACTGTAAGCGTTCTATCTTCTTTTTCCTCTATGGTGTTTGTATCCAAAATTGTATCTATTACCGATTTTGCTGCTGCAACAAACGCATCATCTAGGTTATCCGCATTCACTTCAAAGATTGCATCAGTTGCGTGATCTAGGCTCTTGTAGCTCAACTAGTTCGGGTTATGTTTTCTGTTATTAAAAGTAAGACAAAACAACAACATCTAAATCTATTAGCATGAAAGTTTTTCCAAGTTGAATCTACCACGAGGAATGAAAGATTTTGATTCTGCTGAGCAGTCAAAAATCGAGTTTGTTCGGCAAAAATTTCTAGAAACATCAAAATCATTTGGATTTAATTTCATGGCACCATCACCACTGGAACTGGTTTCTGTAATTGAGGCAAAGTCCGGCCCAGCAATACGAGACGAGATTTATTTTTTCAAGGACAAGGGTGATAGGGAAATTGCGCTGCGATTTGACTTTACAGTCGGCCTGACTCGATATGTAGTTGAGCAAAAGTCACTGAAAATGCCTGCCAAGATTTCTGCGTTTGGTGGAGTCTGGAGATATGACGAGCCGCAAAAAGGCCGATACAGATACTTTCACCAATGGGATCTGGAAGTTTATGGCAAGCCAAGCCTAGAGTCAGACGCGGAGATAATCGAGTTCACATCAAAGTTTTTCTCAAAACTGAATCTCAAAAACATCACAATTGATATTTCTCACCGAAAGCTGGTCGAGTCTGTCGTAAGCAGAATCTTTGGCTCAGCAGACTCGCATACAATTGGAGATATTTTCCGCGCAATAGACAAAATCCAGAAAAAGAAAAAGGACGAAATCATATCGGAGTATGCGCAAAAGGGCTATTCCAAAGAAAAGCTTGAGCAAATCCTAGAATTCTCCAAAATCAAGGGTCAACCAGACGAAGTTGAGTCTGTCTTTGACATCTCTGGAATCCAAGCCTGGGACGAGCTGAAAGAGCTGTTTTCCTCTCTGAAAAATAGGGGCGTTGCAAACATTCGTATCAATTTTGGAATAGTTCGCGGCCTTGACTATTACTCTGGAATCGTCTTTGAGGCATTTGACAGCTCGACTAGCTTTGGGGCATTGGTCGGTGGCGGTCGATACGACAGTCTACCGAAGGCATTTGGACGAGAAGACATTGGCGCAACCGGCGTTGCGGGAGGAGTGGAAAGAATAATTCTGTCACTGGAAGCACAGGGACTGCAAACAATCGAATCTACTACCACAATTGCAGTATTGTTTGTTAATGAAGAGATGGCAAGGCCAGCAATGAACATTGCATCAAGACTACGAGAAAGAGGACTTGCAATAGAAATTGATCTGCTAGGAAGGCCATTCAAAAAACAAATGGAAAATGCATCAAACTCTAAATTTGCGGTAATAATTGCTCCAAAGGAATACTCGCAAAATCAGGTCATAGTCAAAAACATGTTTGATGGTAAGGAAACAATCACGCAAATAGACTCGTTGTTTTCTAATGTAAAATCCCTGTTTACTCTGTGAATGCGCGGGTTAGCATCATTATCTCAGGACCGTTGGTCATGTTTCCGACAACTATTGCCTTGTTATTTGCAAGTATCCCTGATGAAATGTATGGAATTCCGCCATTTATTGTGGCCGGTTCCAGCTTTACCTTTA
Proteins encoded in this window:
- the trxA gene encoding thioredoxin is translated as MMDDIELEKIKQKKLAEMIAQQQESIAQSQVQVVELNSANFDEITSRGLVLVDFWAEWCGPCKMMHPVFERMAKKYRYIKFARVNVDQNQDISMKFGVQAIPTFIMFKDGKQVDRMMGAVGEPGIHMIAKKYQI
- a CDS encoding archease, giving the protein MSYKSLDHATDAIFEVNADNLDDAFVAAAKSVIDTILDTNTIEEKEDRTLTVSGKDLRYLLYNWLEELIILTITDGFAAKTITVKLEKNSEYRIYAKLQGEKIDIKKHHFRVEIKAPTFHEMEIRQNGAVYMRYLLDL
- the hisS gene encoding histidine--tRNA ligase, producing MNLPRGMKDFDSAEQSKIEFVRQKFLETSKSFGFNFMAPSPLELVSVIEAKSGPAIRDEIYFFKDKGDREIALRFDFTVGLTRYVVEQKSLKMPAKISAFGGVWRYDEPQKGRYRYFHQWDLEVYGKPSLESDAEIIEFTSKFFSKLNLKNITIDISHRKLVESVVSRIFGSADSHTIGDIFRAIDKIQKKKKDEIISEYAQKGYSKEKLEQILEFSKIKGQPDEVESVFDISGIQAWDELKELFSSLKNRGVANIRINFGIVRGLDYYSGIVFEAFDSSTSFGALVGGGRYDSLPKAFGREDIGATGVAGGVERIILSLEAQGLQTIESTTTIAVLFVNEEMARPAMNIASRLRERGLAIEIDLLGRPFKKQMENASNSKFAVIIAPKEYSQNQVIVKNMFDGKETITQIDSLFSNVKSLFTL